One Cryptomeria japonica chromosome 9, Sugi_1.0, whole genome shotgun sequence genomic window carries:
- the LOC131061900 gene encoding uncharacterized protein LOC131061900 isoform X1, producing the protein MSDLGDLLYDKDAVYININDHMVQFSKQEDDNEATEEKQGNAPDVGEVLVKTLQNTKYSINEKLEQSFIQLFRGNPRKGANHTDEGEQCSSEEENSDKEIENDDDDTGRSNELNHSPDKELSNGNDRHAIISANLPEEKVTDMSDSEGEPHLKCNMREVSEFQNGRMRRKAIFLEDEKESNPKDSSGSDSEDGSQSEKNISPSDEYNSEDEEQENCIATRISRMPDSERGQGGASDRCEGLSEDEDIDDTSLMGDASKWKENLISQSFLKKKINLMDLVYGQSASIPTPKSFQGLTEDSDSDGSDEEEVFKLKRNSEKKKHDMHLNVEDPNADDCTKSQVDDSQLSDWLNQDVIESIRDRFVTGDWSKAARRGEEMGGSDEDDDSAFGDFEDLETGEKYGGDDANDNLEDSKKLKSAEEQRRLKKLALRAKFDSQYPFCFP; encoded by the exons ATGTCAGATCTTGGTGATCTCCTGTACGATAAGGATGCTGTTTACATAAACATTAATGATCACATGGTTCAATTTTCCAAACAAGAGGATGATAATGAAGCAACCGAAGAAAAACAAG GAAATGCTCCTGATGTGGGTGAAGTCCTTGTAAAAACACTTCAGAATACAAAGTATTCTATCAATGAAAAGCTGGAGCAGAGCTTTATACAACTTTTTCGAGGAAATCCAAGAAAAGGTGCTAATCATACAGATGAGGGAGAACAGTGCAGCAGTGAAGAAGAGAATAGTGATAAAGAAATAGAAAATG atgatgatgatacaGGGAGAAGCAATGAACTTAACCATTCCCCAGACAAAGAATTGTCAAATGGAAATGATAGACATGCCATTATCAGCGCCAATCTTCCAGAAGAGAAGGTCACAGACATGTCTGATAGTGAGGGGGAGCCGCATCTAAAATGTAATATGAGAGAGGTATCAGAATTTCAAAATGGAAGAATGAGGAGAAAAGCGATCTTTCTTGAAGATGAGAAGGAGAGCAATCCAAAG GATTCTTCTGGGAGTGACAGTGAAGATGGCtcacaaagtgagaagaatattTCTCCAAGTGACGAATACAACAGTGAAGATGAAGAACAGGAGAACTGCATTGCAACTAGAATAAGCAGAATGCCTGATTCTGAAAGAGGGCAGGGTGGAGCATCAGATAGATGTGAAGGATTATCAGAAGATGAAGATATAGATG ATACAAGTTTGATGGGTGATGCTTCAAAATGGAAAGAAAATTTGATTTCTCAATCAtttttgaagaagaaaataaatctgaTGGACCTTGTGTATGGTCAATCTGCATCAATTCCCACTCCAAAGTCCTTTCAAGGACTTACAGAAGATAGTGACAGTGATGGTAGTGATGAGGAGGAAGTGTTCAAGCTAAAACGGAATTCTGAAAAG AAAAAACATGATATGCATCTCAATGTTGAAGATCCAAATGCTGATGACTGCACTAAGTCACAGGTAGACGATTCACAGCTAAGTGATTGGTTAAATCAGGATGTCATTGAAAGCATTCGCGACCGCTTTGTTACTGGTGACTGGTCAAAGGCTGCTCGCCGAGGTGAAGAAATGGGTGGgagtgatgaggatgatgattctgcCTTTGGAGATTTTGAAGATCTGGAGACAGGAGAGAAGTACGGAGGAGATGATGCTAATGATAATTTGGAGGACAGTAAAAAATTGAAGTCTGCAGAAGAACAACGAAGACTGAAAAAGCTTGCACTTCGTGCCAAATTTGATTCTCAATATCCTTTTTGTTTTCCGTAG
- the LOC131061900 gene encoding uncharacterized protein LOC131061900 isoform X2, protein MSDLGDLLYDKDAVYININDHMVQFSKQEDDNEATEEKQGNAPDVGEVLVKTLQNTKYSINEKLEQSFIQLFRGNPRKGANHTDEGEQCSSEEENSDKEIENGRSNELNHSPDKELSNGNDRHAIISANLPEEKVTDMSDSEGEPHLKCNMREVSEFQNGRMRRKAIFLEDEKESNPKDSSGSDSEDGSQSEKNISPSDEYNSEDEEQENCIATRISRMPDSERGQGGASDRCEGLSEDEDIDDTSLMGDASKWKENLISQSFLKKKINLMDLVYGQSASIPTPKSFQGLTEDSDSDGSDEEEVFKLKRNSEKKKHDMHLNVEDPNADDCTKSQVDDSQLSDWLNQDVIESIRDRFVTGDWSKAARRGEEMGGSDEDDDSAFGDFEDLETGEKYGGDDANDNLEDSKKLKSAEEQRRLKKLALRAKFDSQYPFCFP, encoded by the exons ATGTCAGATCTTGGTGATCTCCTGTACGATAAGGATGCTGTTTACATAAACATTAATGATCACATGGTTCAATTTTCCAAACAAGAGGATGATAATGAAGCAACCGAAGAAAAACAAG GAAATGCTCCTGATGTGGGTGAAGTCCTTGTAAAAACACTTCAGAATACAAAGTATTCTATCAATGAAAAGCTGGAGCAGAGCTTTATACAACTTTTTCGAGGAAATCCAAGAAAAGGTGCTAATCATACAGATGAGGGAGAACAGTGCAGCAGTGAAGAAGAGAATAGTGATAAAGAAATAGAAAATG GGAGAAGCAATGAACTTAACCATTCCCCAGACAAAGAATTGTCAAATGGAAATGATAGACATGCCATTATCAGCGCCAATCTTCCAGAAGAGAAGGTCACAGACATGTCTGATAGTGAGGGGGAGCCGCATCTAAAATGTAATATGAGAGAGGTATCAGAATTTCAAAATGGAAGAATGAGGAGAAAAGCGATCTTTCTTGAAGATGAGAAGGAGAGCAATCCAAAG GATTCTTCTGGGAGTGACAGTGAAGATGGCtcacaaagtgagaagaatattTCTCCAAGTGACGAATACAACAGTGAAGATGAAGAACAGGAGAACTGCATTGCAACTAGAATAAGCAGAATGCCTGATTCTGAAAGAGGGCAGGGTGGAGCATCAGATAGATGTGAAGGATTATCAGAAGATGAAGATATAGATG ATACAAGTTTGATGGGTGATGCTTCAAAATGGAAAGAAAATTTGATTTCTCAATCAtttttgaagaagaaaataaatctgaTGGACCTTGTGTATGGTCAATCTGCATCAATTCCCACTCCAAAGTCCTTTCAAGGACTTACAGAAGATAGTGACAGTGATGGTAGTGATGAGGAGGAAGTGTTCAAGCTAAAACGGAATTCTGAAAAG AAAAAACATGATATGCATCTCAATGTTGAAGATCCAAATGCTGATGACTGCACTAAGTCACAGGTAGACGATTCACAGCTAAGTGATTGGTTAAATCAGGATGTCATTGAAAGCATTCGCGACCGCTTTGTTACTGGTGACTGGTCAAAGGCTGCTCGCCGAGGTGAAGAAATGGGTGGgagtgatgaggatgatgattctgcCTTTGGAGATTTTGAAGATCTGGAGACAGGAGAGAAGTACGGAGGAGATGATGCTAATGATAATTTGGAGGACAGTAAAAAATTGAAGTCTGCAGAAGAACAACGAAGACTGAAAAAGCTTGCACTTCGTGCCAAATTTGATTCTCAATATCCTTTTTGTTTTCCGTAG